In Streptococcus oralis, a single window of DNA contains:
- a CDS encoding ABC transporter permease, with product MRTIAIAKKVIKELLRDKRTLALMFIAPVFIMWLMNLMFSASTTVNVKLATQDLPTGLVTKMDELDHVDIETYQDLDQAKEALANEKVDAVISYKDGEYQVDYANTDASKTSMIRQVLRTSIASEGTDQLLSRVKQALPQLDSDAKTPEIKESYQYGDENTSFFTSMIPVLIGFVVFFFVFLISGMALLKERTSGTLERLLATPVKRSEIVYGYMLSYGIIAIFQTAVVVLAAIWLLDVEVVGSILNVIIVNVVLALVALAFGIFLSTLAKSEFQMMQFIPLVIMPQLFFSGIIPLSSMGEWAPTVGKFLPLTYSGDAISQIILYGHNLGDILPNLGVLMIFLIILTILNIVGLRRYRKV from the coding sequence ATGAGAACAATAGCGATTGCAAAAAAAGTCATCAAAGAATTACTTCGTGACAAACGAACTCTAGCCCTGATGTTTATAGCACCTGTTTTTATCATGTGGTTGATGAACCTCATGTTTTCAGCTAGTACAACCGTGAATGTCAAGTTAGCGACACAAGATCTACCAACTGGTTTGGTAACGAAAATGGATGAGCTTGATCATGTGGACATCGAGACTTATCAAGACTTAGATCAGGCCAAAGAAGCGCTAGCAAATGAAAAAGTCGATGCTGTGATTTCTTATAAAGACGGTGAGTATCAGGTCGACTACGCAAATACAGATGCCTCCAAGACATCTATGATACGACAAGTGTTACGAACAAGTATCGCCAGTGAAGGCACCGATCAGTTACTATCTCGTGTCAAACAAGCTCTTCCACAATTGGACTCGGACGCAAAAACACCAGAAATCAAGGAGTCTTATCAGTATGGAGATGAAAATACAAGCTTCTTTACCAGTATGATTCCGGTTTTGATAGGTTTTGTAGTTTTCTTCTTTGTCTTTTTGATTTCAGGTATGGCGCTTTTGAAAGAGCGCACCAGTGGAACACTAGAACGTTTGTTAGCAACACCAGTGAAACGATCTGAAATCGTCTATGGCTATATGTTGTCTTACGGTATTATTGCGATTTTTCAAACGGCAGTTGTCGTCTTAGCAGCAATTTGGCTACTAGATGTAGAAGTTGTAGGAAGTATTTTAAATGTTATAATAGTTAATGTGGTACTGGCTCTTGTAGCACTAGCTTTTGGAATTTTCTTGTCTACTCTAGCAAAATCAGAATTCCAAATGATGCAATTTATTCCTCTCGTGATTATGCCTCAACTCTTTTTCTCAGGGATTATTCCATTGTCATCCATGGGAGAATGGGCTCCAACTGTGGGGAAATTTTTGCCATTAACCTATTCTGGTGATGCAATAAGCCAGATTATTCTTTACGGACACAATCTTGGTGATATTTTGCCAAATCTTGGTGTTTTAATGATTTTCTTGATCATTTTAACAATTCTTAATATTGTTGGATTGCGTCGTTATCGTAAAGTTTAG
- a CDS encoding sugar O-acetyltransferase produces the protein MASEYQKMIAGEPYRPSDPELRTLAQASRQKQAAFNKEEEPLKGADIIKTWFGSTGQNLYVNPRLVVDYGVNIHLGENFYSNWNLTMLDVCPIRIGNNAMLGPNCQFLTPLHPLDPHERNSGVEYGKPITIGDNFWAGGGVIVLPGVTLGNNVVAGAGAVITKSFGDNVVLAGNPARVIKEIPVKEN, from the coding sequence ATGGCTAGCGAATACCAGAAAATGATAGCAGGGGAGCCTTACCGTCCGTCGGATCCTGAATTACGGACCTTGGCGCAGGCTTCTCGCCAAAAACAGGCTGCCTTTAACAAGGAAGAAGAACCCTTGAAGGGAGCGGATATTATCAAGACTTGGTTTGGCTCAACTGGGCAAAATCTCTATGTCAATCCACGCTTGGTGGTCGATTATGGGGTCAATATTCATCTAGGGGAAAATTTTTATTCTAATTGGAACTTGACTATGCTGGATGTTTGTCCGATTCGCATTGGGAACAACGCTATGCTTGGCCCCAACTGTCAGTTTTTAACCCCACTCCATCCACTGGATCCACATGAACGCAATTCAGGGGTCGAATATGGCAAGCCCATCACCATTGGAGATAATTTCTGGGCTGGAGGTGGCGTCATTGTCCTTCCTGGAGTGACACTGGGAAATAACGTCGTTGCAGGAGCAGGGGCCGTGATCACCAAGTCCTTTGGAGACAATGTCGTCCTAGCTGGCAATCCTGCGCGTGTTATCAAGGAAATCCCTGTAAAAGAAAACTAA
- a CDS encoding carbohydrate-binding domain-containing protein translates to MKSKKWTLVATSLTAMVLMAACSQSTTTSNTNATTNSATTTATKTNQSSYFTEKDNDTSYDESTASKIELSGSSANVSGDGVTVSESTVTITKSGTYVISGQSDGVQIKIEADKSADVHLVLKGATMTNTNAAISATSAGHVYLTLAEGTTNSLSDSSSNSDEKADAALFSKVDLTINGKGTLNVDGKKNNGIKANDTLHITGGTYNITAIGDAFNVNDELNITGTTMTIDAKEDGLKVDNDEDTSVGTMYLSNNNITVTAGDDGIHASGGLVIDSGTYTVKNSTEGLEGKSITINGGDISIYSTDDGVNAANKNAQQSEIFFTMNGGNLTVEVGQGDTDPIDSNGNITVTGGTIKMTGQTGFDFDGTATYTGGDIYLNGEKQTEIVNSMPGGGGPNGGPQGEGPAPGGQG, encoded by the coding sequence ATGAAATCAAAAAAATGGACCCTAGTCGCAACGAGTTTAACGGCAATGGTGCTGATGGCAGCATGTTCCCAGTCAACAACTACATCCAATACCAATGCAACGACAAATAGTGCCACAACAACTGCGACAAAGACAAACCAATCATCCTATTTTACAGAGAAGGACAATGATACCTCTTATGACGAAAGCACAGCTTCTAAGATTGAGTTATCTGGCTCATCAGCAAACGTCTCTGGAGATGGGGTGACAGTCTCTGAATCAACAGTGACCATCACAAAATCTGGAACCTATGTGATTTCAGGTCAGTCTGACGGAGTGCAGATCAAGATCGAGGCAGATAAGTCGGCAGATGTTCATCTAGTCCTAAAAGGTGCGACCATGACCAATACCAATGCAGCGATATCTGCGACATCAGCTGGCCATGTCTACTTGACTCTAGCAGAGGGAACCACCAACAGTCTCTCTGACTCAAGCTCTAACAGCGACGAAAAAGCAGACGCAGCTCTCTTTTCTAAGGTGGATTTGACCATCAACGGGAAAGGAACTCTCAATGTAGATGGCAAGAAGAACAACGGTATCAAGGCCAACGACACCCTCCACATCACGGGTGGAACCTATAACATCACAGCAATTGGCGATGCCTTTAATGTCAATGATGAACTCAACATCACTGGTACGACCATGACTATCGATGCCAAGGAAGATGGCCTAAAGGTGGACAATGACGAGGATACTTCAGTCGGAACCATGTACCTATCCAACAACAACATCACCGTCACAGCAGGAGATGATGGCATCCACGCATCAGGTGGTTTGGTTATCGATAGTGGTACCTACACCGTCAAGAATTCGACAGAAGGACTTGAAGGTAAGTCAATCACTATCAACGGTGGGGACATTAGCATCTATTCGACAGATGATGGAGTCAACGCAGCTAATAAAAACGCCCAACAGAGTGAAATCTTCTTCACCATGAACGGTGGGAACCTGACAGTAGAAGTCGGCCAAGGGGACACAGACCCAATCGACTCGAACGGCAATATCACAGTCACAGGCGGAACCATTAAAATGACTGGTCAAACAGGTTTTGACTTTGATGGAACAGCGACCTACACAGGTGGAGATATCTATCTCAATGGTGAAAAACAAACGGAAATTGTCAACTCTATGCCTGGTGGCGGAGGACCAAATGGAGGCCCTCAAGGCGAAGGTCCAGCCCCTGGCGGACAAGGATAA
- a CDS encoding ABC transporter ATP-binding protein, with protein sequence MKTLLHLQDLVKSFDHQIVLNHVSFELQPGEIIGLIGPSGAGKSTMIKTTLGMEKADGGVALVLNHTMPNRHILGDIGYMAQSDALYESLSGQENLEFFGQLKGLSKKDLKAEIAYIAQVVDLTDYLNKAVSGYSGGMKRRLSLAIALLGNPQLLILDEPTVGIDPSLRKKIWKELFALRDKGVGILVTTHVMDEAELTDKVSLLLGGKIIAFDTPQHLKESYQASSIEEVFLKAEGE encoded by the coding sequence ATGAAAACATTACTACATTTACAAGATTTAGTAAAATCTTTTGACCATCAAATAGTTCTGAATCATGTCAGCTTTGAATTGCAGCCAGGAGAAATTATAGGATTAATTGGTCCGTCTGGTGCTGGTAAATCAACTATGATTAAGACTACGTTAGGAATGGAAAAGGCTGATGGAGGCGTAGCTTTAGTGTTAAATCACACTATGCCCAATCGCCATATTTTAGGAGATATTGGCTATATGGCCCAATCAGATGCTTTATACGAGTCCTTGTCAGGCCAAGAAAATCTGGAATTTTTTGGTCAGCTAAAGGGGCTTTCTAAAAAAGACCTAAAGGCGGAAATTGCTTATATAGCTCAAGTAGTAGATCTGACAGACTACTTAAACAAGGCGGTATCTGGTTATTCTGGAGGAATGAAACGGCGTTTGTCACTGGCTATCGCGCTTTTAGGAAATCCTCAACTCTTGATTTTGGACGAACCGACAGTTGGAATCGACCCTTCTCTTCGAAAGAAAATCTGGAAAGAATTATTCGCGCTTAGAGACAAAGGGGTTGGGATATTAGTTACTACCCATGTTATGGATGAAGCAGAGTTGACGGATAAGGTCAGCTTATTATTAGGCGGAAAAATCATTGCTTTTGATACACCGCAACACTTAAAAGAAAGTTATCAAGCTTCAAGTATTGAAGAAGTATTTTTAAAAGCAGAAGGTGAGTAA
- a CDS encoding potassium channel family protein — MSDRTIGILGLGIFGSSVLAALAKHDMNIIAIDDHEERINQFEPVLARGVVGDITDEELLLSAGIDTCDTVVVATGENLESSVLAVMHCKSLGVPTVIAKVKSHTAKKVLEKIGADAVISPEFEMGRSLAQTILFHNSVDVFQLDKNVSIVEMKIPKSWVGKSLSQLDLRGRYNLNVLGFRAYENAPLDVQFGPNDLLQADAYIMAVINNQHLDTLAELSE, encoded by the coding sequence ATGTCAGATCGGACAATTGGAATTTTAGGTTTGGGAATTTTTGGGAGCAGTGTTTTGGCAGCCCTAGCCAAGCATGATATGAATATCATTGCTATTGATGACCACGAGGAGCGCATTAATCAATTTGAACCTGTGCTGGCGCGTGGGGTAGTTGGAGATATCACGGATGAAGAACTCCTTCTATCAGCGGGGATTGACACCTGCGATACCGTAGTTGTCGCAACGGGTGAAAATTTGGAGTCCAGTGTTCTAGCGGTTATGCACTGCAAGAGTCTAGGAGTACCGACCGTCATTGCCAAGGTCAAAAGTCATACAGCTAAAAAGGTTCTAGAAAAAATTGGCGCAGACGCAGTCATCTCACCAGAGTTTGAAATGGGGCGCTCATTGGCACAGACCATCCTCTTTCATAACAGCGTAGACGTCTTTCAGCTGGACAAGAATGTATCGATTGTCGAGATGAAAATCCCTAAATCGTGGGTAGGTAAAAGCCTCAGTCAGTTGGATTTGCGTGGGCGATACAACCTCAACGTACTTGGCTTTCGTGCCTACGAAAATGCTCCTCTGGATGTCCAATTTGGACCCAATGACCTCTTGCAGGCAGATGCTTATATCATGGCCGTCATTAATAACCAACATCTGGACACCCTAGCTGAACTGAGTGAGTAG
- a CDS encoding rhodanese-like domain-containing protein, which produces METSISMADFYEKYLNENLNLIDVREVHEFQAGHAPGAKNLPLSTLEQGYKELKPDQEYHVICQGGVRSASACEFLSAQDLTVINVEGGMNAWPGQVE; this is translated from the coding sequence ATGGAAACGAGTATCAGCATGGCTGACTTTTATGAAAAATATCTAAATGAAAATCTAAACCTTATCGATGTACGTGAAGTGCATGAATTCCAAGCAGGACATGCACCAGGTGCCAAAAATCTGCCTTTAAGTACCTTGGAGCAAGGTTACAAAGAACTCAAACCTGACCAGGAATATCATGTCATCTGTCAAGGTGGAGTACGCTCCGCATCTGCTTGTGAATTTCTAAGCGCCCAAGACCTCACCGTTATCAATGTAGAAGGTGGTATGAATGCTTGGCCCGGTCAAGTAGAATAA
- a CDS encoding nucleoside phosphorylase, giving the protein MIQKHAIPILEFDDNPQAVLMPTHEGLDLKLPKKCIYAFLEEEIDRYAQEVGADCVGEFVSATKTYPVYVLNYKGEEICLAQAPVGSAPAAQFMDWLIGYGVEQIISTGTCGVLADIEENAFLVPVRALRDEGTSYHYAAPSRYMEMQIEAVSAIEQILEQIGIPYEEVMTWTTDGFYRETAEKVAYRKEEGCAVVEMECSALAAVAQLRGVVWGELLFTADSLADLDNYDSRDWGSEAFDKALELCLAIVHYM; this is encoded by the coding sequence ATGATTCAGAAACATGCGATTCCCATTTTAGAGTTTGACGACAACCCCCAGGCGGTCCTTATGCCAACACATGAGGGATTGGACTTAAAGTTGCCAAAGAAGTGCATCTATGCATTTTTGGAGGAGGAAATCGACCGTTATGCTCAGGAAGTAGGGGCGGATTGTGTTGGTGAGTTCGTTTCGGCCACCAAGACTTATCCAGTCTACGTCCTCAACTACAAGGGTGAGGAGATTTGTCTAGCCCAGGCGCCCGTAGGCTCTGCCCCAGCGGCCCAGTTTATGGATTGGTTGATTGGCTATGGTGTGGAGCAAATCATTTCCACTGGAACCTGTGGAGTTCTAGCCGATATAGAGGAGAATGCCTTTCTCGTCCCTGTTCGCGCTTTGCGAGATGAGGGAACTAGCTACCATTATGCAGCACCTTCTCGTTATATGGAGATGCAGATTGAGGCTGTCTCTGCCATTGAGCAAATCTTGGAGCAAATAGGCATTCCTTATGAGGAAGTTATGACCTGGACGACAGATGGTTTTTACCGAGAGACGGCTGAAAAGGTTGCTTATCGTAAGGAAGAAGGCTGTGCTGTTGTGGAGATGGAGTGTTCGGCTCTTGCGGCAGTAGCTCAGCTACGTGGGGTTGTCTGGGGAGAACTGCTCTTTACCGCAGATTCCTTGGCGGATCTAGACAACTACGACAGTCGTGACTGGGGTTCTGAAGCTTTTGACAAGGCACTCGAACTCTGTCTTGCCATTGTGCACTACATGTGA
- a CDS encoding metal-sensitive transcriptional regulator, which produces MTNSKYITRLKRSEGQLRGIQKMIEEDRDCADIVTQLTAVKSSVERVIEMIITENLTDCINQPLDDPEAQKERLEKAIRYLIKRK; this is translated from the coding sequence ATGACAAACTCAAAGTATATCACACGCCTGAAACGTTCAGAGGGTCAGTTGCGTGGGATTCAAAAGATGATTGAAGAAGATCGTGACTGTGCAGATATTGTTACGCAGTTGACAGCAGTGAAATCTAGCGTTGAGCGCGTGATTGAGATGATCATTACTGAAAATCTTACTGACTGTATCAACCAACCACTAGACGACCCCGAGGCTCAAAAGGAACGCCTAGAAAAGGCCATCCGATACCTGATTAAACGGAAATAA
- a CDS encoding rhodanese-like domain-containing protein: MFHLLFTKIDSISTSELEAKLREPIQLLDVRTPTEFHRGHIKNAKNVPLSEIGSYAPATKETLYVICHSGVRSKLAAKKLKKNGYDVINVRGGMSAWTGQVI; this comes from the coding sequence ATGTTTCACTTATTATTTACAAAAATTGACAGTATTTCTACCAGCGAGTTAGAAGCTAAACTCAGAGAACCGATTCAGCTACTAGATGTTCGGACGCCTACGGAATTCCATAGAGGTCATATCAAAAATGCCAAGAATGTCCCTCTATCCGAAATCGGATCTTATGCACCAGCGACAAAAGAAACACTCTATGTCATTTGTCACTCTGGTGTGCGAAGCAAACTAGCTGCGAAGAAGCTAAAGAAAAATGGCTACGATGTCATCAATGTTCGAGGCGGTATGAGCGCTTGGACAGGTCAGGTCATCTAG
- a CDS encoding TetR/AcrR family transcriptional regulator yields the protein MDKTVFESFEDYLEEANYPQGKKKIMQAAVDLISTRSYHGTSTLHIAERAGLSQATLFKYFKTKDDLLTAILHPVVPGIFGSFFEELLAFETTEERVRYLVHDRMSYLKKNRALMKIILQESFSNKKLKNEQIFIWNAIQDKLRVLHKELLADPRVNPELTSPQMVRICVGPLLAYFAQLYIVSDNGEIKEEDLDLLEKQILGGLWK from the coding sequence ATGGATAAGACTGTTTTTGAATCGTTTGAAGATTACTTAGAAGAAGCGAATTACCCTCAAGGAAAGAAAAAAATCATGCAGGCAGCAGTGGATCTCATATCAACCAGGAGTTACCATGGGACCTCAACTCTTCACATAGCTGAGCGTGCTGGACTAAGCCAGGCAACTTTGTTTAAGTATTTTAAGACGAAGGATGATTTACTGACGGCTATTTTACATCCTGTAGTCCCAGGCATTTTCGGTAGTTTTTTTGAGGAACTCTTAGCTTTTGAAACGACAGAAGAGAGGGTTCGTTATCTCGTCCATGATCGTATGAGCTATCTCAAAAAAAATCGTGCTTTGATGAAAATCATTCTGCAGGAGAGTTTTTCAAATAAAAAACTAAAAAATGAACAGATTTTTATCTGGAATGCTATTCAAGATAAACTTCGAGTACTTCATAAGGAATTGCTAGCAGATCCACGTGTAAATCCAGAGTTAACGAGTCCTCAAATGGTTCGTATTTGTGTTGGTCCATTGTTGGCTTACTTCGCTCAGCTTTATATCGTTAGCGATAATGGAGAAATAAAAGAGGAAGACTTAGACTTATTAGAAAAACAGATTTTAGGTGGTTTGTGGAAATAG
- a CDS encoding TrkH family potassium uptake protein, whose amino-acid sequence MLFKSFLEKIKTNLARLSPARRIFLSFALVIFLGSLLLSLPFVQSETSQAAYFDHLFTTVSMVCVTGLFTQPVASTYNMWGQLICMLLIQIGGLGLMTFIGIFYIQGKQKLSLRGRETIQESFSYGETQSLKDFIRSIFLTTFLVEGIGAFLLSFRFIPEFGWGRGLLTSIFLAISAFCNAGFDNFGSTSLLVFQTDPLINLVIAGLIITGGLGFMVWFDLATQFGKKKKRRLRFHTKLVLFLTAGILLFGTVSTLFIEWNNPRTIGNLSAPEKLLVSFFQTVSMRTAGFASIDYTQARPVTLLIYILQMFLGGAPGGTAGGLKITTFFVLLVFARSELLGLPHANVARRTIEPRTVQKSFSVFIIFLLTFLLGLILLGITAEGNPRFIYLMFETISALATVGVTANLTPELGKIALSIVMLLMFIGRIGPLTLLVSVAEYQPDKKDTIHYMKADITIG is encoded by the coding sequence ATGTTATTCAAATCTTTTTTGGAAAAAATCAAAACGAATCTGGCTCGTTTATCGCCAGCCCGTCGCATCTTTTTAAGTTTTGCCCTAGTAATCTTCTTGGGCTCGCTCCTTTTAAGCCTCCCCTTTGTGCAATCAGAAACGTCACAAGCGGCCTACTTTGATCATCTCTTTACAACGGTGTCCATGGTCTGTGTGACAGGGCTCTTCACCCAGCCGGTAGCCTCTACTTACAATATGTGGGGCCAGTTGATCTGTATGCTCTTGATCCAGATTGGCGGTTTGGGGCTCATGACCTTTATCGGAATCTTTTATATCCAAGGCAAGCAAAAGCTCAGTCTTCGTGGCCGGGAGACCATTCAAGAAAGTTTCAGTTATGGAGAAACCCAGTCTTTAAAGGACTTTATTCGCTCGATCTTTCTGACGACTTTTCTGGTAGAAGGGATCGGTGCCTTTCTCCTGAGTTTTCGATTTATTCCGGAATTTGGCTGGGGCCGAGGACTGTTAACCTCTATCTTTTTGGCTATTTCCGCTTTCTGTAATGCTGGATTTGATAATTTTGGAAGTACGAGTTTGCTAGTTTTTCAAACGGACCCCTTGATCAATCTAGTGATTGCGGGTTTGATTATCACGGGTGGTCTAGGATTTATGGTCTGGTTTGACCTAGCGACCCAGTTTGGGAAAAAGAAAAAACGTCGCCTGCGTTTCCATACCAAGTTGGTTCTCTTTTTAACGGCGGGAATTTTACTCTTTGGAACCGTATCGACTTTGTTCATCGAGTGGAACAATCCTAGAACGATTGGAAATCTCAGCGCTCCAGAAAAATTGCTGGTTAGTTTCTTCCAGACCGTCAGCATGAGAACGGCAGGCTTTGCTTCCATTGACTACACTCAGGCTCGACCAGTTACCTTACTGATCTACATCCTACAGATGTTTCTGGGCGGGGCACCTGGAGGGACAGCAGGGGGGCTCAAGATTACGACCTTCTTTGTCTTATTGGTCTTTGCTCGTAGCGAACTATTGGGCTTGCCTCATGCCAATGTGGCTCGGAGGACCATTGAACCCCGAACCGTGCAAAAATCTTTCAGTGTCTTTATTATCTTCTTGCTAACATTCTTGCTGGGCTTGATCCTGCTAGGGATAACAGCAGAGGGAAATCCGCGTTTTATTTACCTCATGTTTGAGACCATTTCAGCCCTTGCGACAGTTGGGGTGACGGCAAATTTAACACCAGAGCTAGGCAAGATAGCCCTCAGCATCGTTATGTTGCTGATGTTTATCGGCCGTATTGGTCCCTTGACACTACTGGTCAGTGTAGCAGAATACCAGCCAGACAAGAAAGATACGATTCACTATATGAAAGCAGATATCACTATCGGATAA
- a CDS encoding SSURE domain-containing protein: MKFNPNQRYTRWSIRRLSVGVASVVVASGFFVLVGQPSSARADVVNPTPAQVVPDAASVSEKSDLPAEVLKKAVDVALPSEQSIPTPKASVDTTSSSEKADATAKEPAVAPKEEVQAQPDSKKQTEDAVKPVESPASTVSGQDREASEAQPATTPAEVQKGVADNTKDTVDVPASYLDKANFPGPFTAGVNQVIPYEAFGGDGMLTRLILKASDKAPWSDNGTAKNPALPPVEKLGKGLYFYEVDLAGTQGKSDKELLDLLKQNGTQSYKATIKVYGAKDGKPDLTNLVATKNLDVNLNGLTTPAEVQKGVADNTKDTVDVPATYLDKANFPGPFTAGVNQVIPYEFFAGDGMLTRLILKASDKAPWSDNGSAKNPALPPVEKLGKGLYFYEVDLAGTQGKSDKELLDLLKQNGTQSYKATIKVYGTKDGKPDLTNLVATKDLTVNLNGLTTPNQVKESVVNNVKDMIDVPASYLDKAKVPGPFLAGVNQVIPYEAFGGDGMLTRLLLKASDKAPWSDNGMAKNPALLPLEGLAKGQYFYEVDLNGNTVGKDGQALLEQLRANGTHTYLATVKVYGSKDGKPDLTNLIATRQVTIQLRGKEMATIPSQQGQMNTKPSETGSTGMTEGMMGTNHHMSDMKVDQPASSPMANMMKKDDKAMLPNTGEAKTATAGLGIVGLALAGLVGLLGLTTKRED; the protein is encoded by the coding sequence ATGAAATTCAATCCAAATCAGAGATATACTCGTTGGTCTATTCGCCGTCTCAGTGTCGGTGTTGCTTCAGTTGTTGTGGCTAGTGGCTTCTTTGTTCTAGTTGGTCAACCAAGTTCTGCACGTGCTGATGTCGTCAATCCGACTCCTGCCCAAGTCGTGCCAGACGCTGCTTCGGTGAGTGAAAAGAGCGACTTACCAGCAGAGGTTCTCAAAAAAGCAGTCGATGTAGCTCTTCCTTCAGAACAGTCTATTCCAACACCTAAAGCAAGTGTGGATACGACAAGCTCTTCAGAAAAAGCGGACGCAACTGCTAAAGAGCCGGCAGTAGCACCAAAAGAAGAAGTGCAAGCACAACCTGACTCTAAGAAACAAACAGAAGATGCAGTTAAACCTGTGGAAAGTCCTGCGTCTACAGTTTCTGGACAAGACCGTGAAGCCAGTGAAGCGCAACCAGCGACCACTCCAGCTGAAGTGCAAAAAGGTGTGGCTGACAATACCAAAGACACAGTAGATGTCCCAGCTAGCTACCTTGACAAAGCCAACTTCCCAGGTCCATTCACAGCTGGTGTCAATCAAGTCATTCCATACGAAGCTTTTGGTGGAGATGGCATGTTGACTCGTCTTATCTTGAAAGCATCCGACAAGGCTCCATGGTCCGACAACGGAACAGCTAAAAATCCAGCTCTCCCACCAGTAGAGAAATTGGGCAAAGGCCTTTACTTCTATGAAGTGGATTTGGCTGGCACTCAAGGAAAATCTGACAAGGAACTACTTGACCTCTTGAAACAAAATGGTACACAAAGCTATAAAGCTACTATCAAGGTGTACGGTGCGAAAGACGGCAAGCCTGACTTAACTAACCTCGTAGCGACTAAAAATTTGGATGTCAACTTGAATGGCTTGACTACTCCAGCTGAAGTCCAAAAAGGCGTAGCCGACAACACCAAAGACACAGTAGATGTCCCAGCCACTTACTTGGACAAGGCTAACTTCCCAGGACCATTCACAGCTGGTGTCAATCAAGTCATTCCATATGAATTTTTCGCTGGAGACGGCATGTTAACTCGTCTTATCTTGAAAGCATCCGATAAGGCTCCATGGTCAGACAATGGTTCAGCTAAAAATCCAGCTCTCCCACCAGTAGAGAAATTGGGCAAAGGTCTTTACTTCTATGAAGTAGACTTGGCAGGCACCCAAGGAAAATCAGATAAAGAGCTGCTTGACCTCTTGAAACAAAATGGTACGCAAAGCTATAAAGCTACTATCAAGGTGTACGGTACGAAAGACGGCAAGCCTGACTTAACTAACCTCGTAGCGACTAAAGATTTGACTGTTAATTTGAATGGCTTGACCACACCAAATCAGGTTAAAGAGTCTGTTGTTAACAATGTCAAAGACATGATTGATGTTCCAGCTAGCTACCTTGATAAGGCTAAGGTTCCTGGACCTTTCTTGGCCGGCGTCAACCAAGTTATTCCATACGAAGCTTTTGGTGGAGATGGCATGTTGACTCGCCTCTTGTTAAAAGCCTCAGATAAAGCCCCATGGTCAGACAATGGAATGGCTAAAAATCCAGCTCTATTGCCGCTTGAAGGCTTGGCTAAAGGTCAATATTTCTACGAAGTGGATTTGAATGGCAATACGGTTGGCAAAGATGGTCAGGCCTTGCTGGAGCAACTTCGAGCTAACGGAACCCATACATATCTAGCTACTGTTAAAGTCTATGGATCTAAAGATGGCAAACCTGATTTGACCAATCTGATTGCTACTCGTCAAGTAACGATTCAGCTTCGTGGAAAAGAAATGGCGACAATACCATCTCAACAAGGTCAGATGAATACGAAGCCTTCTGAAACAGGCTCTACAGGTATGACTGAGGGTATGATGGGTACAAATCACCATATGTCAGATATGAAAGTAGATCAACCAGCTTCTAGCCCAATGGCTAATATGATGAAAAAAGATGATAAAGCGATGCTACCAAATACTGGGGAAGCTAAAACAGCTACAGCTGGCCTTGGTATCGTTGGTCTAGCCTTGGCAGGGCTTGTTGGACTTTTGGGTTTGACAACCAAACGAGAAGATTAA